A single region of the Salvia miltiorrhiza cultivar Shanhuang (shh) chromosome 8, IMPLAD_Smil_shh, whole genome shotgun sequence genome encodes:
- the LOC130998282 gene encoding uncharacterized protein LOC130998282 has translation MERGGPSSDSDLVNGPEERTDREATLIDISSDFDNQSDKGICLVGSLISMKAPNGFHLMEIMRKSWKTEQNFEAREWRKNLFLFTFESAADREWVLQRQPWHFDNHLFAIKGLDDTAQPSTIRVDRGSFWIRAYNLPIKCMTPAIIRNIGKQIGIVEEVDEKTNYTGCFARFKVNLDITVPLLRGITIFFEARQLWIPLKYESLPIYCYKCGIMNHHTRACEKETEAEESGKHFDDIEYGPILKASPLKRLRTKKQHQPMAPKPNPLRDLQSHASTHPPVPSAKPQPPPLAYNPPPHTTAHALTNTQPISHQTHSTPNAIHTPSEENSIPILKKQINNLQTKPLPQASTTSSPIITPKTEPETKKVPSNTAPFNPNKDITPITDLAKLLNLKLPDHSTKKPQPKKEKTWTRFNRSPTPKTPKVHHLTANHKKRHFMEEENVVLGPRKDEVEAMQKRLKGTKLDDDSSSTTALSAEIAMEQSRRAQ, from the coding sequence ATGGAGCGCGGAGGTCCGTCCAGTGATTCAGATTTGGTGAACGGCCCGGAAGAACGCACTGATCGTGAAGCGACTTTGATTGACATCTCTTCGGATTTTGATAATCAATCGGACAAGGGGATCTGTCTGGTGGGAAGTCTGATTTCTATGAAAGCCCCTAATGGATTCCATCTAATGGAAATTATGAGGAAGTCGTGGAAAACAGAGCAGAACTTTGAAGCCAGGGAATGGCGGAAAAATCTTTTCCTCTTCACCTTTGAATCTGCAGCTGATCGGGAATGGGTTCTTCAGAGACAACCGTGGCATTTTGATAATCACCTTTTTGCGATTAAAGGTCTTGATGACACAGCACAGCCTTCAACTATCAGGGTGGACAGGGGAAGTTTTTGGATTAGGGCGTATAATCTTCCGATCAAATGCATGACCCCAGCCATCATTCGCAATATTGGCAAACAGATTGGTATCGTCGAGGAAGTAGATGAGAAGACAAACTACACCGGATGTTTCGCCCGTTTTAAGGTGAATCTGGATATCACTGTCCCTCTGCTACGAGGAATCACAATCTTTTTTGAGGCTCGACAGCTATGGATTCCCCTAAAATATGAAAGTTTGCCAATCTACTGTTACAAATGTGGTATAATGAACCACCATACGCGCGCCTGCGAGAAAGAAACTGAGGCGGAGGAGAGTGGAAAACACTTCGATGATATTGAGTACGGTCCCATACTCAAAGCCTCACCTTTGAAACGGCTGCGCACAAAGAAACAGCACCAGCCCATGGCCCCCAAACCCAACCCTCTACGAGACCTCCAAAGTCATGCCTCTACTCACCCACCCGTCCCATCTGCAAAACCCCAGCCACCACCTCTTGCGTACAACCCACCCCCACACACAACTGCTCACGCACTAACAAATACCCAGCCCATCTCTCATCAAACCCACTCTACCCCAAATGCCATCCACACCCCAAGTGAGGAAAACTCTATCCCCATACtcaaaaagcaaataaataaccTGCAAACAAAACCTTTACCCCAAGCTTCCACCACATCATCCCCCATTATCACTCCCAAAACAGAGCCTGAAACAAAAAAAGTACCCTCCAACACAGCTCCCTTCAACCCAAACAAAGACATAACCCCAATTACCGACCTTGCAAAACTCCTGAATTTAAAGCTCCCTGACCATTCCACAAAAAAACCTcagccaaaaaaagaaaaaacatggACCCGCTTCAACCGATCCCCAACCCCAAAGACCCCAAAAGTGCACCACCTTACTGCAAATCACAAGAAGCGACATTTTATGGAGGAGGAAAATGTTGTTCTTGGACCCAGGAAAGATGAGGTCGAAGCTATGCAAAAGAGACTCAAAGGAACCAAACTGGATGATGATTCTTCTTCCACCACTGCGCTATCGGCGGAGATTGCTATGGAGCAATCCCGCCGGGCACAATGA